The proteins below are encoded in one region of Phaseolus vulgaris cultivar G19833 chromosome 1, P. vulgaris v2.0, whole genome shotgun sequence:
- the LOC137813510 gene encoding transcription repressor MYB5-like — protein sequence MRNPSSTSTTKNKKSGGNSTATSCSNNSNNNNGSSSNNNGSSNNTPCCTKVGLKRGPWTPEEDEVLANYIKREGEGRWRTLPKRAGLLRCGKSCRLRWMNYLRPSVKRGHIAPDEEDLILRLHRLLGNRWSLIAGRIPGRTDNEIKNYWNTHLSKKLISQGIDPRTHKPLNPPSIIIPSSSTTTTFTVPPPSMPPPMIINPCHDLTAVDQGIHAIHHLGQHHQPPVSNPFDNNSINNQVAAVTDDVSAMGFMDSEDCNYDININYYSDDAFSSFLNSLINDDAFASQQHHVQTELPSERCIPLPCDDRVDDPLVSITTASTSQGYDDDLGVLWESPLVPSTTFTHHVNDPIIKMAHDHHHLHQ from the exons ATGAGAAACCCTTCATCAACATCAACAACTAAGAACAAGAAGAGTGGTGGTAACAGCACTGCTACCAGCTGCAGCAACAACAGCAACAACAACAATGGTAGCAGCAGCAATAACAATGGTAGCAGCAACAACACTCCATGCTGCACCAAGGTTGGGTTGAAGAGAGGACCATGGACACCAGAAGAAGATGAGGTGTTAGCCAATTACATTAAGAGAGAAGGAGAAGGGCGGTGGAGAACTCTCCCCAAGCGAGCTGGCCTTCTCCGCTGCGGCAAAAGCTGCCGTCTCCGATGGATGAACTACCTCCGCCCCTCCGTCAAACGCGGCCACATCGCCCCTGACGAGGAAGATCTCATCCTCCGCCTCCACCGCCTCCTTGGCAACCG GTGGTCTTTGATTGCTGGGAGGATTCCTGGAAGAACAGATAATGAAATAAAGAACTATTGGAATACCCATCTAAGTAAAAAACTCATTAGCCAAGGGATTGATCCCAGAACTCACAAGCCTCTCAACCCACCATCCATTAttattccttcttcttctaCTACTACTACTTTCACTGTTCCTCCACCCTCTATGCCTCCTCCAATGATCATCAACCCTTGTCATGATCTCACTGCTGTTGACCAAGGAATTCATGCGATTCATCATTTGGGTCAACATCACCAACCTCCGGTCTCAAACCCCTTTGATAACAACAGCATTAACAATCAAGTGGCTGCTGTCACAGATGATGTTTCTGCAATGGGGTTCATGGACAGTGAGGACTGCAACTATGATATCAACATCAATTATTACTCAGATGATGCCTTTTCTTCCTTCCTCAACTCCTTGATCAATGATGATGCTTTTGCGTCGCAGCAGCACCACGTGCAAACAGAGCTCCCCAGTGAGCGTTGCATTCCACTGCCATGTGATGATCGTGTGGATGATCCTCTGGTTTCAATTACCACAGCTTCTACATCGCAGGGTTATGATGATGACCTTGGGGTTCTGTGGGAATCGCCTCTCGTGCCTTCTACTACTTTCACCCATCACGTTAACGATCCCATCATCAAGATGGCTCATGATCACCATCACCTCCATCAATAG